In Devosia litorisediminis, one genomic interval encodes:
- a CDS encoding tetratricopeptide repeat protein — protein sequence MQRTLAGDEASIKAYSIAVDVLGRSADFDPQSDPIVRVQARRLRGLLDEYYRGPGSADPVRIGLPVGRYVPEFSPLEDAVAANGGAAVTPVTQDEDIEDSEDDAKPGRRARALGGVTLSWFALVVILLAMAVASFAFMTFGPISPRREAVITGPRQPSVTVIEFQNLTGPDNGAPKVAGLAIELVTDLDQFDDLDVRYGGGGDVSITVADGEGSDYVLSGIVRRDGALVQYSAILTDSTVGVVVWNHTIAVPTASASDVGVLDDVSRRLSLILGSPRGPMHIKAREALAQSPNLNGGGNLYLCRMLFSSYRETGMAVDAAYTDKCLASLPSSERETAVGLAIAGSLLAEQGIGASEVPKSRDDRLRQAEAQLDRAISLSPVSAFIWEEHARLRLEMGQIDRARADYGSAIQLNPANGDALAGYARVLAFGGQAAQAEILSTDAVEGTPNPPDWYFGVPALLALRSGNFEQAIEHAGRYAQVDHELGPILAILAGQRAGDGEIVNRYLAQVLDVSSFRTVGVLPRLRERVQDVALLEQIRGSLTAAGVPPQALNGPF from the coding sequence GTGCAACGCACACTGGCGGGCGACGAAGCGTCCATCAAGGCCTATTCGATCGCGGTGGATGTGCTGGGCCGGTCGGCCGATTTCGACCCCCAATCGGACCCCATTGTGCGGGTGCAAGCACGACGTCTGCGCGGCCTGCTGGATGAGTATTATCGTGGCCCCGGCAGTGCCGATCCGGTTCGAATCGGATTGCCTGTGGGGCGTTATGTTCCAGAGTTCAGCCCACTGGAGGATGCTGTAGCGGCCAATGGTGGCGCGGCTGTGACCCCCGTCACCCAAGATGAGGATATTGAGGACAGCGAGGACGATGCCAAGCCGGGGCGTCGGGCCCGTGCCCTTGGCGGGGTGACCCTGTCCTGGTTCGCGCTCGTGGTGATCCTGCTGGCGATGGCCGTGGCCAGTTTTGCCTTCATGACATTCGGGCCGATTTCTCCGCGACGCGAGGCGGTGATCACCGGACCACGACAGCCCAGCGTCACTGTCATCGAATTTCAGAACCTGACCGGACCCGACAATGGCGCGCCCAAGGTCGCGGGACTGGCCATCGAACTGGTCACCGACCTCGATCAGTTTGATGATCTTGATGTGCGCTATGGCGGTGGCGGCGATGTCAGTATTACGGTCGCTGATGGTGAGGGCAGTGACTACGTGCTGAGCGGTATCGTGCGGCGCGACGGGGCACTGGTGCAGTACAGCGCCATTCTGACCGACAGCACTGTTGGTGTCGTGGTCTGGAATCACACCATTGCCGTGCCGACAGCGAGTGCTTCCGATGTGGGGGTTCTCGATGACGTGTCGCGGCGGCTCAGCCTCATTCTGGGCAGCCCGCGCGGCCCCATGCACATCAAGGCCCGCGAAGCGCTGGCGCAAAGCCCGAACCTGAATGGTGGCGGCAATCTCTATCTATGTCGCATGCTGTTCAGCAGCTATCGCGAAACCGGCATGGCGGTGGACGCGGCCTATACCGACAAATGCCTGGCAAGCCTGCCGTCAAGCGAGCGGGAGACCGCCGTCGGGCTGGCCATCGCGGGCAGCCTACTTGCCGAACAGGGCATTGGGGCTAGCGAAGTGCCCAAAAGTCGCGATGACCGGCTGCGTCAGGCCGAAGCCCAGCTGGACCGAGCCATCAGCCTGTCGCCGGTCAGCGCCTTTATCTGGGAGGAGCACGCGCGCCTGCGGCTCGAAATGGGGCAGATTGATCGGGCGCGCGCCGATTATGGCTCGGCCATCCAGCTCAATCCGGCCAATGGTGATGCGCTGGCCGGTTATGCCCGCGTGCTGGCCTTTGGCGGGCAGGCAGCGCAGGCCGAGATCCTGTCGACCGATGCGGTGGAGGGCACGCCCAATCCGCCAGACTGGTATTTTGGTGTCCCGGCGCTGCTGGCGCTGCGCTCCGGCAATTTCGAGCAGGCCATAGAGCACGCGGGGCGCTATGCGCAGGTCGATCACGAACTGGGGCCGATCCTGGCCATTCTGGCCGGGCAGCGCGCCGGAGATGGTGAGATCGTCAATCGCTATCTTGCGCAGGTGCTTGATGTCTCCAGCTTCCGCACCGTCGGGGTGCTGCCCCGCTTGCGCGAGCGGGTGCAGGATGTGGCGCTGCTCGAGCAGATTAGGGGATCGCTGACTGCTGCCGGGGTACCCCCTCAGGCGCTGAACGGCCCCTTCTAG
- a CDS encoding DUF1036 domain-containing protein, whose translation MPDFAIRWCLMVAGMVLVLLPGTAAAQLHMCNETPELRSFAIGYKDGADWTSEGWWSVAPGECKTVRGQALRHAYFYYRATAGGAFKGQGYKFCTSPDPFTIVGDSDCESRGYARDDFSQIEIGTASEFTFTLTAPAPAAASKDAQSNAAPIAPVALSQEPWGMVMYEPSDLPVAVARFGDQLGCDLGEAMPAWGGQGIGLADGSEIYLVPCHNADINVEHFMAMRPAGMSSFRLYEFESPPGDNLDNHLLISSAFFDAGTMTISGTMAYGPDGDCGLFERHQYVAQGDYFELVEQREKVACDGQYDLPESYPLRWTIDEMGG comes from the coding sequence ATGCCCGATTTTGCTATTCGATGGTGCCTGATGGTTGCGGGCATGGTGCTGGTCCTGTTGCCGGGCACGGCGGCTGCGCAGTTGCACATGTGCAATGAGACGCCGGAGCTGCGCAGCTTTGCCATTGGCTACAAGGACGGGGCCGACTGGACTTCGGAGGGCTGGTGGTCTGTGGCACCGGGTGAATGCAAGACGGTGCGCGGTCAAGCCCTGCGCCACGCCTATTTCTACTATCGGGCGACGGCAGGTGGTGCCTTCAAGGGGCAGGGTTACAAATTCTGCACCAGCCCCGATCCCTTCACCATTGTGGGAGACAGTGATTGCGAAAGCCGCGGCTATGCGCGCGATGATTTCTCCCAGATCGAGATTGGCACGGCGAGCGAGTTCACCTTTACGCTGACCGCACCAGCCCCGGCGGCAGCGTCGAAGGATGCGCAGAGCAATGCAGCACCCATTGCGCCCGTCGCCTTATCGCAGGAACCGTGGGGCATGGTGATGTATGAGCCGTCGGATCTACCCGTCGCTGTCGCCCGGTTCGGGGATCAACTGGGCTGTGATCTGGGGGAGGCCATGCCGGCCTGGGGCGGACAGGGGATTGGTCTGGCCGATGGCAGCGAGATCTATCTGGTGCCGTGCCACAATGCCGATATCAATGTTGAACACTTCATGGCCATGCGCCCGGCCGGCATGAGCAGCTTCCGGCTCTATGAATTCGAAAGCCCGCCCGGCGATAATCTGGACAATCACCTGCTGATCTCGAGTGCCTTTTTCGATGCCGGCACCATGACGATTAGTGGCACGATGGCTTATGGACCCGATGGGGATTGCGGGCTGTTCGAGCGACACCAATATGTCGCGCAGGGCGATTATTTCGAGCTGGTGGAGCAGCGCGAGAAGGTGGCGTGCGACGGCCAGTATGATCTGCCCGAAAGCTATCCGCTACGCTGGACCATTGATGAAATGGGCGGCTGA
- a CDS encoding SMR family transporter — protein sequence MNGGVLLAIAIVGEVVATSFLRASNGFTELVPTLVVVIGYAITFYFFSLALQTIPVGIGYAIWSGTGIVLIALIAYFVHGQTLDLPAMIGMGLILSGVLVINLFSKSAAH from the coding sequence ATGAACGGCGGCGTTCTGCTGGCCATCGCCATTGTCGGAGAGGTTGTGGCGACCTCGTTCCTGCGGGCGTCGAACGGTTTCACCGAACTGGTGCCGACCCTGGTTGTGGTGATTGGCTATGCCATCACGTTCTATTTCTTCTCGCTGGCCCTGCAGACCATCCCGGTGGGCATCGGCTACGCGATCTGGTCGGGCACCGGCATCGTGCTGATCGCACTGATTGCCTATTTCGTGCATGGCCAGACGCTGGATCTGCCCGCCATGATAGGCATGGGGCTGATCCTCTCGGGCGTGCTGGTGATCAATCTGTTCTCCAAATCAGCGGCCCACTAG
- the murD gene encoding UDP-N-acetylmuramoyl-L-alanine--D-glutamate ligase: protein MLFEEPVLIYGAGREALSTRAFLKAVQPDLKVFVTVDSGTADIPDTAFMAPEDIKDAIRAHRFGDIIKSPGVSRYKPVFDIARDAGIAVTSNLNLWGHTYRDGRTVIAITGTKGKSTTATLLHLMLTRSRIDAGLAGNVGLAPLDIADKHAVVIFELSSYQTADMNFLPDIAAVTNLYPEHVDWHGSVERYYADKLHLIDRDGGFPVALGAGAKGNALVAKATRDHRRLLRDLTSDEQLAVESAAARSRLRGAHNLDNALLAAQIALAAGATLDGIVDGIRAFTPLPHRLEEHKLGGMTFVDDSISTTPEATKAALAAYPGRRLALIAGGHERAQDYGDLAERLAGYGVTMLACLPVTGERLATATARAAPEITVLTPPDLEAAMKALVAHKDAFDAVILSPGAPSYNQFKNFEERGDRFVALAKALFAETPA from the coding sequence ATGCTGTTTGAAGAACCCGTCCTGATTTACGGCGCAGGCCGCGAAGCCCTCTCCACCCGGGCCTTTCTCAAGGCCGTTCAGCCCGACCTCAAGGTGTTCGTCACCGTCGATAGCGGCACAGCCGATATCCCCGATACCGCTTTCATGGCGCCTGAGGACATCAAGGACGCCATCCGCGCCCACCGCTTTGGTGACATCATCAAGAGCCCCGGCGTTTCGCGCTACAAGCCCGTGTTTGACATTGCCCGCGACGCCGGCATCGCCGTCACCTCCAATCTCAACCTGTGGGGCCATACCTACCGCGATGGACGCACGGTCATCGCCATTACCGGCACCAAGGGCAAATCGACTACGGCAACCCTGCTCCATCTGATGCTGACCCGTTCGCGCATCGATGCCGGGCTGGCAGGCAATGTGGGGCTGGCGCCACTCGACATCGCCGACAAGCACGCCGTGGTGATCTTCGAGCTTTCCAGCTACCAGACAGCCGACATGAATTTCCTGCCCGACATCGCGGCGGTGACCAATCTGTATCCCGAGCATGTCGACTGGCATGGCAGCGTCGAACGCTATTATGCCGACAAGCTGCACCTGATTGACCGCGATGGCGGCTTCCCCGTGGCGCTGGGTGCTGGCGCCAAGGGCAATGCCCTGGTGGCCAAGGCCACGCGCGACCATCGACGCCTGCTGCGCGATCTGACCAGTGACGAACAGCTCGCCGTGGAGTCTGCCGCAGCCCGGTCACGCCTGCGCGGCGCCCACAACCTCGACAATGCCCTGCTAGCCGCTCAGATCGCGCTCGCTGCCGGGGCAACGCTGGATGGCATCGTTGATGGCATCCGCGCCTTCACGCCCCTGCCCCATCGGCTTGAGGAGCACAAACTCGGCGGCATGACCTTTGTCGACGACTCCATCTCCACCACCCCCGAGGCGACCAAGGCAGCGCTGGCAGCCTATCCCGGTCGCCGTCTGGCGCTGATCGCCGGCGGCCATGAGCGGGCACAGGATTATGGCGATCTTGCAGAACGCCTGGCAGGTTATGGCGTCACCATGCTGGCTTGCCTGCCGGTGACGGGCGAACGCCTGGCGACGGCCACCGCCAGGGCCGCCCCCGAGATCACCGTGCTGACCCCGCCCGATCTCGAAGCGGCAATGAAGGCGCTCGTCGCCCACAAGGATGCCTTTGACGCAGTGATCCTGTCGCCAGGCGCACCCTCCTACAACCAGTTCAAGAATTTCGAGGAGCGCGGCGACCGCTTTGTCGCCCTGGCCAAGGCGCTGTTCGCCGAGACCCCGGCATGA
- a CDS encoding YciI family protein, whose translation MRVMVFVKATTDSEAEETPAPSAELLEAMGRYNNELVDAGILLAGDGLKPSKHGKRVAFDGASRTVIDGPFAETKELVAGYWLWQVRDMDHALEWVKRCPNPMPGPSEIEIRPLYEMSDFEATMSPEAASLHEGARSKLGN comes from the coding sequence ATGCGCGTTATGGTTTTTGTCAAAGCCACTACCGATAGTGAAGCCGAAGAAACCCCGGCACCCAGCGCGGAATTGCTTGAAGCAATGGGGCGGTACAACAATGAACTGGTCGATGCAGGCATTTTGCTGGCCGGCGATGGGCTCAAGCCGTCAAAGCACGGCAAGCGTGTGGCCTTTGACGGGGCCAGCCGTACCGTGATCGACGGGCCATTCGCCGAAACCAAGGAATTGGTGGCCGGTTACTGGCTGTGGCAGGTGCGCGACATGGATCATGCGCTTGAATGGGTCAAGCGTTGCCCCAACCCCATGCCGGGTCCCAGTGAGATTGAAATTCGCCCCCTTTACGAGATGAGCGATTTCGAGGCGACCATGTCGCCCGAGGCGGCGTCCCTGCACGAAGGGGCACGCAGCAAGCTGGGTAACTAG
- a CDS encoding metallophosphoesterase family protein, whose product MINLAHISDIHLSPMPQVGWRDLLGKRITGYLNWKLKRHDELNSETLAALVRHLQAQKADFTAVTGDLVNLALPAEIERAGDWLNALGAADKVAVCPGNHDAYVPGALESAQKVWGEYLKGETLDDGDFPFVRRIGELAVISCSSAVPTRPFLAIGRFDEAQAERLGRILRVMGEADYFRTVLIHHPPNPELQHPSFGLKGHKLFREVIAEHGAELILHGHTHRSSIHSIPGNKGEVPVVGVAAASAAQGGTLDDPARYNLFRIERAGDGWTCTMREFGFQRLGTEIVMRLQMRIC is encoded by the coding sequence ATGATCAATCTTGCCCACATCTCCGATATCCACCTCTCCCCCATGCCCCAGGTGGGCTGGCGCGACCTGTTGGGTAAACGCATCACCGGCTATCTGAACTGGAAGCTGAAGCGGCACGACGAGCTCAACAGCGAGACACTGGCGGCTCTGGTGCGCCATCTGCAGGCCCAGAAAGCTGACTTCACCGCTGTCACCGGCGATCTGGTCAATCTGGCCCTGCCCGCTGAAATCGAGCGCGCCGGCGACTGGCTGAACGCGCTCGGCGCAGCCGACAAGGTCGCCGTCTGCCCGGGCAATCACGACGCCTATGTGCCCGGTGCGCTGGAATCGGCACAGAAGGTCTGGGGCGAATACCTCAAGGGCGAAACGCTCGATGATGGCGACTTTCCCTTTGTCCGCCGGATTGGTGAGCTGGCTGTCATCTCCTGCTCAAGCGCAGTGCCGACCCGGCCATTCCTGGCCATCGGCCGCTTCGACGAAGCCCAGGCCGAGCGGCTGGGCCGGATTTTGCGCGTCATGGGCGAGGCGGACTATTTCCGCACCGTGCTGATCCATCATCCGCCCAATCCCGAGCTGCAGCATCCCTCATTTGGCCTCAAGGGTCACAAACTGTTCCGCGAAGTGATTGCCGAGCATGGCGCCGAGCTGATCCTGCACGGCCATACCCATCGCTCCTCAATCCACTCCATTCCGGGCAATAAGGGCGAAGTGCCCGTGGTCGGCGTCGCCGCTGCCAGCGCCGCACAGGGCGGCACGCTGGACGATCCAGCCCGCTACAATCTGTTCCGGATCGAGCGGGCCGGTGATGGCTGGACCTGCACCATGCGCGAATTCGGCTTTCAGCGTCTGGGCACCGAAATCGTCATGCGCCTGCAGATGCGTATCTGCTAG
- a CDS encoding NUDIX domain-containing protein, translating to MQMNRFQRVRAKVFLTLKGIWHRLTVGARVMLVDGDKVFLIRHTYVPGWQFPGGGVDPGETVEAAARREVEEETGYRVTGEMALQHIFHNTSTVTDRDHVAFYVATQFEQAFVFKPNREIAEARWFDRRALPEKVTPATSQRIDEYFDKVPRRDVWGY from the coding sequence ATGCAGATGAATCGCTTCCAGCGGGTGCGTGCCAAGGTGTTTTTGACGCTCAAGGGCATCTGGCACCGGCTGACAGTGGGCGCTCGTGTGATGCTGGTGGATGGCGACAAGGTTTTCCTTATTCGCCACACCTATGTGCCGGGCTGGCAGTTTCCGGGCGGCGGGGTTGATCCCGGCGAAACCGTGGAAGCAGCGGCACGACGCGAGGTCGAGGAAGAAACCGGCTATCGCGTGACGGGTGAAATGGCGCTGCAGCATATCTTTCACAATACCAGCACGGTGACCGATCGCGACCATGTGGCGTTTTACGTCGCCACCCAGTTCGAGCAGGCCTTTGTGTTCAAACCCAACCGCGAAATTGCCGAAGCGAGGTGGTTCGACCGCCGGGCGCTGCCTGAAAAGGTCACGCCCGCCACCTCGCAGCGGATCGACGAGTATTTCGACAAAGTGCCGCGCCGCGACGTCTGGGGCTACTGA
- a CDS encoding glutathione S-transferase family protein, protein MGQLIDGKWSSQWYDTKKTGGKFERSQAGFRNWVTADGAAGPSGEGGFKAEAGRYHLYVSLACPWAHRTLIFRKLKNLEDLISVSVVAHKMADETGWTFDKANGSTGDHLFDKEKLWQVYTHAVPDYTGRVTVPVLWDKQTGTIVSNESSEIIRMFNSAFNELTGNTDDYYPEALQATIDPINARVYDDINNGVYKAGFATTQEAYDGAVAKLFESLDWVEAILGETSYLTGDTVTEADWRLFTTLVRFDAVYVGHFKCNRQRIADYKNISHYLKALYEVPGVKETVDLDHIRTHYYWSHITINPTRIIPIGPELPFLD, encoded by the coding sequence ATGGGACAGTTGATTGACGGCAAATGGTCCAGCCAGTGGTACGACACCAAAAAGACCGGTGGTAAGTTCGAACGCAGCCAGGCGGGCTTCCGTAACTGGGTAACCGCTGACGGCGCCGCCGGTCCCTCGGGCGAAGGCGGTTTCAAGGCCGAGGCGGGGCGCTACCACCTCTATGTGTCGCTGGCCTGCCCCTGGGCCCACCGCACCCTGATCTTCCGCAAGCTGAAGAATCTGGAAGACCTGATCTCGGTGTCGGTCGTCGCCCATAAAATGGCCGACGAGACCGGCTGGACCTTCGATAAGGCCAATGGCTCCACCGGCGATCACCTGTTCGACAAGGAAAAGCTCTGGCAGGTCTACACCCACGCCGTGCCGGACTATACCGGCCGCGTGACCGTGCCCGTGCTGTGGGACAAGCAGACCGGCACCATTGTTTCCAATGAAAGCTCCGAAATCATCCGCATGTTCAACTCGGCCTTCAACGAGCTGACCGGCAACACCGATGATTATTACCCCGAAGCGCTGCAGGCCACGATCGATCCGATCAATGCCCGCGTCTATGATGACATCAACAATGGCGTCTACAAAGCCGGCTTTGCGACTACCCAGGAAGCCTATGACGGGGCGGTCGCCAAGCTGTTTGAATCACTGGACTGGGTAGAAGCCATTCTGGGCGAGACCTCATACCTGACGGGCGACACCGTCACCGAGGCCGATTGGCGCCTGTTCACCACACTGGTGCGGTTCGATGCGGTCTATGTCGGCCACTTCAAGTGCAATCGCCAGCGCATTGCCGACTACAAGAACATCTCGCACTATCTCAAGGCGCTCTACGAGGTGCCCGGCGTCAAGGAAACAGTCGATCTCGACCATATCCGCACGCATTATTACTGGAGCCACATCACCATCAACCCGACCCGTATCATCCCGATCGGACCGGAACTCCCCTTCCTCGACTAG
- a CDS encoding N-acetyltransferase — translation MRAATRAGDSDFIDELQAIAFGPGRFARTAFRIRERFPIDMSLSLIAEVDGTPCGSVWMTPISIGGINGYMLGPLATHPDFRKLGAGKLLAREVTARTLARGEGSFVMLVGDRDYYCPLGWEPTTLGNIEFPGPVDPERVLLFAADKSLAQTLAGPIEAFIED, via the coding sequence GTGCGTGCCGCGACACGCGCGGGAGACTCTGATTTCATTGATGAACTGCAGGCCATTGCCTTTGGCCCGGGCCGGTTTGCGCGCACGGCGTTTCGCATTCGCGAGCGGTTTCCCATTGATATGAGCCTGAGCCTGATTGCCGAGGTGGACGGTACGCCGTGTGGCTCGGTTTGGATGACCCCGATCTCGATTGGCGGCATCAATGGCTATATGCTGGGGCCACTGGCCACCCATCCCGATTTCCGCAAGCTGGGCGCGGGCAAGCTGCTGGCCCGTGAAGTGACCGCGCGCACGCTGGCCCGGGGCGAAGGCAGTTTCGTCATGCTGGTGGGTGACCGCGACTATTACTGCCCGTTGGGCTGGGAGCCGACCACGCTGGGCAATATCGAATTTCCCGGTCCGGTTGATCCCGAGCGGGTGCTGCTGTTTGCGGCCGACAAGAGCCTGGCGCAAACGCTGGCGGGTCCCATCGAAGCGTTTATCGAGGACTGA
- a CDS encoding CoA pyrophosphatase, which produces MPPDNTIIDRLTTRLLLSPPALPAAHMLTPDWAPSRPFERPPVPAAVLIALVRRPEGFTVLYTERSPDLRAHSGQVAFPGGKVDAGDDDVAAAALREAYEEVGMARSDARVMGFMQPYFTGTNYLITPVVAVVEPSGPFVPNPGEVHSVFEVPLQRILRPESYGQFRIKRDGKEHRTWQIDHDGHRIWGITANITRQFRDIATSEAVP; this is translated from the coding sequence TTGCCCCCCGACAATACCATTATCGACCGCCTGACGACGCGCCTGCTGTTGTCGCCGCCCGCGCTGCCGGCTGCGCATATGCTGACGCCTGACTGGGCGCCGTCGCGGCCCTTTGAGCGTCCGCCGGTTCCCGCGGCGGTGCTGATTGCGCTGGTGCGGCGGCCCGAGGGGTTCACTGTGCTCTATACCGAGCGCTCGCCAGACCTGCGGGCGCATTCGGGGCAGGTGGCGTTTCCCGGGGGCAAGGTTGATGCTGGCGATGATGATGTCGCTGCCGCCGCGCTGCGCGAAGCCTATGAGGAGGTGGGCATGGCGCGCAGCGATGCGCGGGTAATGGGGTTCATGCAGCCCTATTTCACCGGCACCAACTATCTGATCACGCCGGTGGTGGCGGTGGTTGAGCCAAGCGGGCCCTTTGTGCCCAATCCGGGTGAGGTGCATTCGGTGTTCGAGGTGCCGCTGCAGCGCATCCTGCGGCCCGAGAGCTATGGGCAATTCCGTATCAAGCGGGATGGCAAGGAGCACCGCACCTGGCAGATCGACCATGACGGTCATCGTATATGGGGAATCACGGCCAATATCACCCGCCAGTTCCGCGATATTGCCACCAGCGAGGCCGTGCCATGA
- a CDS encoding CCA tRNA nucleotidyltransferase has product MSVEALRSAEWLVRAETQAIFAALDGAQGRTRAVGGVVRDTIVDRQRPNPDIDLATELLPEAVVARAKAAGIACYPTGIEHGTVTLKLGETLAEVTTLRRDVETNGRHAVVAFGTDWGVDASRRDFTLNALYCGPDGVLFDPLGGIEDALAGRVRFIGEAGQRIAEDGLRVYRFFRFSASHGGQQFDPDGVAACAAAAEQLSHLSRERVGSEIMRMLDLPQVALTLLLMAEAGLLRFADSAARALVAYETMGGQSAISRLALLAGDGLGAAQDAWRLSKDTIAQAQKVLSAAALLAKEHVGEAAYRFGEHAVEGLAVTAARDGWGQARLAETARALAGTVVPPFPVNGRDLTGLGMSPGPEMGNSLARLERAWIDSGFVLGKRELLALVQL; this is encoded by the coding sequence ATGAGCGTTGAGGCTCTCAGGAGCGCCGAATGGCTGGTGCGTGCTGAAACCCAGGCGATCTTTGCCGCACTGGACGGGGCGCAGGGGCGCACCCGCGCGGTGGGCGGGGTGGTGCGCGACACCATTGTGGACCGGCAACGGCCCAATCCCGATATCGATCTGGCGACCGAATTGCTGCCCGAAGCGGTGGTGGCCCGCGCAAAGGCTGCCGGCATTGCCTGCTACCCCACGGGGATCGAGCATGGCACGGTGACGCTCAAGCTGGGCGAAACGCTGGCCGAGGTCACGACACTGCGCCGAGATGTGGAGACCAATGGCCGGCACGCGGTGGTGGCCTTCGGTACCGATTGGGGCGTGGACGCCAGCCGCCGTGATTTTACGCTCAATGCGCTTTATTGCGGGCCGGACGGCGTGCTGTTTGACCCGCTGGGCGGGATCGAGGATGCGCTGGCCGGGCGGGTCCGCTTCATTGGCGAGGCGGGCCAGCGGATCGCCGAGGATGGCCTGCGCGTCTATCGCTTCTTCCGGTTTTCAGCCAGCCATGGCGGCCAGCAGTTTGATCCCGATGGGGTGGCGGCCTGCGCGGCTGCGGCCGAGCAGTTGTCGCATTTGTCGCGCGAGCGGGTGGGCAGTGAGATCATGCGCATGCTGGACCTGCCGCAGGTGGCACTGACACTGTTGCTGATGGCTGAAGCGGGCCTGTTGCGCTTTGCTGATAGCGCTGCACGCGCACTGGTCGCCTATGAAACCATGGGCGGGCAATCGGCGATCTCGCGGCTGGCACTGCTGGCTGGTGACGGGCTGGGCGCGGCGCAGGATGCGTGGCGCCTGTCCAAGGACACGATTGCGCAGGCGCAAAAGGTGCTTTCAGCGGCGGCTTTGCTGGCCAAGGAGCATGTGGGCGAGGCTGCTTACCGTTTTGGCGAACATGCTGTCGAAGGACTGGCGGTGACCGCGGCCCGCGATGGCTGGGGTCAGGCGCGGCTTGCCGAAACCGCGCGGGCGCTTGCGGGCACGGTCGTGCCGCCGTTTCCAGTCAATGGACGCGATCTAACCGGCCTCGGCATGTCACCGGGACCGGAGATGGGTAACTCACTGGCGCGCCTAGAACGCGCCTGGATCGACAGTGGCTTTGTGCTGGGCAAGCGCGAGCTGCTGGCGCTCGTCCAACTTTAG
- a CDS encoding DUF1059 domain-containing protein, producing the protein MKRFESGSLIPGATWHAEAESEAEVVRKAVDNLRTLHGETEVRPDMIERIKERIVDTDAKSATKH; encoded by the coding sequence ATGAAACGATTTGAATCCGGCTCGTTGATTCCAGGTGCCACCTGGCATGCCGAAGCGGAAAGCGAGGCAGAAGTGGTCCGAAAGGCCGTCGATAACCTGCGCACATTGCACGGGGAAACCGAAGTGCGGCCCGACATGATCGAACGGATCAAGGAGCGCATCGTGGACACCGACGCCAAGAGCGCCACCAAGCACTAG
- a CDS encoding DUF2062 domain-containing protein, with product MRAGLWNKIRNNLWPRMGMRRYSAYLRKRVMRLSASPHAIAAGVASGAAVSMFPLIGLHFFLGFVLAFATRGNMIAAAIGTVWGNPLTFPLFFAASYAVGDWLTGGGGVSVSEGKQLQATGEQLSNGLFSEGFHAIWPTFKTMMIGGLPLAILVFGVFYVVVRLVVTRFRAMRQARLARKRPVQPKTTQSSTNSPI from the coding sequence ATGCGCGCAGGCTTGTGGAACAAGATACGGAACAATCTGTGGCCCCGCATGGGTATGCGGCGCTATAGCGCCTATCTGCGCAAGCGGGTGATGCGGCTCTCAGCCAGCCCCCATGCCATTGCTGCCGGGGTGGCATCGGGCGCGGCAGTCTCGATGTTTCCCCTGATCGGCCTGCATTTCTTTCTCGGTTTTGTGCTGGCCTTTGCCACGCGCGGCAACATGATTGCTGCCGCGATTGGCACAGTCTGGGGCAATCCGCTCACCTTCCCGCTGTTCTTTGCCGCCTCTTACGCCGTTGGCGACTGGCTGACGGGTGGCGGTGGCGTGAGTGTTTCCGAAGGCAAGCAATTGCAGGCGACCGGTGAACAGCTCAGCAATGGCCTGTTTTCCGAAGGCTTCCACGCCATCTGGCCGACCTTCAAGACCATGATGATCGGCGGTCTGCCGCTCGCCATTCTGGTGTTTGGGGTGTTTTACGTTGTGGTCCGCCTGGTGGTGACACGCTTCCGTGCCATGCGGCAGGCCCGACTGGCCCGCAAGCGTCCGGTGCAGCCCAAGACCACTCAGTCGTCAACAAACTCGCCGATCTGA